The following proteins come from a genomic window of Crassostrea angulata isolate pt1a10 chromosome 1, ASM2561291v2, whole genome shotgun sequence:
- the LOC128161511 gene encoding N-alpha-acetyltransferase 35, NatC auxiliary subunit-like isoform X1 — MEGTMQTQPPSDPGGQGSDGRVDSKSRYDWKDITEEFMSSASALQMGELLHDTNFGLFEAMSAIEMMDPKMDAGMMCNQIQRKVLTFDSALESGAIKIKDLSIPELIGIMDTSLACLVTWLEGHSLAQTVFTNLFLHNPYMIDDKCLKAFSILMLKLVDHIRDRVNRAGVFEEEDFQSLTYGFKMAADVTDARATGMMKEVEDDLNRIIKMTRSKVGEERDAQTEQEHEITNALFSRVKFFRLFLTALLSFSKEKCEGIPQAQKLICQLLELLPIIRDTICMGIQPDNKEVGKNDYPTIMGFEPLVNQRLLPPTFPRYTVIRSREEALGHIEGLLYRLQIVTTVPELTTFHIIMEAFQEFSKSSPCVLSRSILQLTLLPVNKRVFGVHTMVDFLKDTIRNFIAPPVLSQKSALYNNSQAKQYVDAWFVQVVRPFTALVQITGHNRARQRDKWAHILEDLSALQEEADKVDACLHQMLTKMEPNRQHIACLGNWVLYHTLQAMISYLLAGFELELYATYEYHYVYWYLYEMLYSWLINTLHRADNFLLENETMADSQQKGRSNKKNKKKKRIKTLNKEITLAQAGQQMFGGYYKAVMGFRLDGKMQMPEFQFDCEEVRYSHRFQPFTNVSTPPYIPYVQYKEMSDLNRYEPDATAVSLYGAACKCFHQAKSLLESFHNPSEEVQAMIKVAKVNFVVMKILMGGHKKDSQEPPVFDFTSHPVYPTIKMV; from the exons ATGGAGGGGACCATGCAAACACAACCACCTAG TGATCCCGGTGGACAAGGCAGCGATGGTAGAGTTGACAGTAAATCTCGCTACGACTGGAAGGACATTACTGAGGAGTTCATGTCATCGGCGTCAGCGCTACAGATGGGAGAACTCCTTCATGACACAAA CTTTGGCTTGTTTGAAGCCATGTCTGCCATTGAAATGATGGATCCTAAGATGGATGCTGGGATGATGTGTAACCAGATTCAGAGGAAAGTTCTCACATTTGATTCTGCATTAGag AGTGGTGCTATTAAGATAAAAGATCTGAGTATTCCTGAGCTGATAGGGATCATGGACACATCCTTAGCTTGTTTG GTAACTTGGTTGGAGGGCCATTCCTTAGCTCAGACTGTGTTCACCAACCTCTTTCTACACAACCCCTACATGATAGATGACAAATGTCTGAAAGCATTCAGCATTCTGATGCTGAAACTCGTGGACCATATCAGAGACAGGGTCAACAGGGCAGGGGTCTTTGAAGAG GAAGATTTCCAAAGTCTGACCTATGGTTTCAAAATGGCTGCTGATGTGACTGATGCTAGAGCCACAGGGATGATGAAGGAGGTGGAAGATGACCTTAACAGAATCATCAAG ATGACAAGAAGTAAAGTAGGAGAGGAGAGGGATGCCCAGACAGAGCAAGAG CATGAGATAACCAATGCCTTGTTTTCCCGAGTCAAGTTCTTCAGACTCTTTCTGACGGCTCTTCTGTCTTTCAGTAAAGAAAAG TGTGAAGGTATACCTCAGGCCCAAAAGCTGATTTGCCAGCTTCTAGAGCTACTGCCCATTATTAGGGATACCATCTGTATGGGCATTCAGCCTGATAACAAGGAAGTGGGTAAGAATG ATTATCCAACGATCATGGGATTTGAACCACTTGTTAATCAAAGATTGTTACCTCCAACATTTCCTCGATACACCGTGATTCGTAGTCGAGAGGAAGCCTTGGGTCACATCGAAGGTCTGCTATATCGGCTGCAGATTGTGACCACAGTTCCAGAACTCACAACTTTCCACATTATAATG GAAGCTTTCCAAGAATTTAGTAAATCCTCCCCCTGTGTTTTATCCAGGTCCATATTACAG TTGACACTGCTTCCTGTCAATAAGCGAGTGTTTGGAGTACACACCATGGTAGATTTCCTCAAAGACACAATCAGAAACTTCATAGCACCTCCAGTACTAAGCCAGAA GTCGGCCCTTTACAATAACTCCCAGGCCAAGCAGTATGTGGATGCCTGGTTTGTTCAGGTGGTGCGCCCATTTACTGCCCTGGTCCAGATAACTGGGCATAACCGGGCACGACAGAGGGACAAGTGGGCACACATTCTAGAAGACCTGTCTGCTTTACAGGAAGAG GCCGACAAGGTAGATGCTTGCCTGCATCAGATGCTGACAAAGATGGAGCCCAACCGCCAGCACATTGCCTGTTTGGGAAACTGGGTCCTGTACCACACTCTTCAGGCCATGATCAGCTACCTGCTGGCGGGGTTTGAATTGGAGCTGTATGCCACTTATGAGTACCACTATGTCTATTG GTACTTGTATGAAATGCTATACTCCTGGCTGATTAATACACTGCACAGAGCCGACAACTTCTTGTTAGAAAATGAAACCATGGCAG ATAGCCAACAGAAAGGAAGAAGTAACAAAAAGAACAAGAAGAAGAAAAGAATCAAAACCTTGAACAAAGAGATCACCCTGGCTCAGGCCGGGCAGCAGATGTTTGGGGGCTACTACAAG GCAGTAATGGGGTTCCGGTTGGACGGTAAGATGCAGATGCCTGAGTTTCAGTTTGATTGTGAGGAGGTTCGATACTCGCACAGGTTCCAGCCATTCACCAATGTGTCAACCCCTCCCTATATACCCTATGTTCAATACAAG gagatGTCTGATTTGAATCGCTATGAACCAGATGCAACTGCTGTAAGCCTGTATGGAGCTGCCTGCAAATGTTTTCACCAGGCTAAATCTTTACTGGAAAGCTTCCATAACCCCTCAGAAGAG GTTCAAGCTATGATCAAGGTGGCCAAAGTGAATTTTGTggtaatgaaaattttaatgggAGGACACAAAAAAGATTCACAA GAACCGCCAGTCTTTGATTTCACATCACACCCTGTGTATCCAACCATTAAAATGGTGTAG
- the LOC128161511 gene encoding N-alpha-acetyltransferase 35, NatC auxiliary subunit-like isoform X2, whose protein sequence is MEGTMQTQPPSDPGGQGSDGRVDSKSRYDWKDITEEFMSSASALQMGELLHDTNFGLFEAMSAIEMMDPKMDAGMMCNQIQRKVLTFDSALESGAIKIKDLSIPELIGIMDTSLACLVTWLEGHSLAQTVFTNLFLHNPYMIDDKCLKAFSILMLKLVDHIRDRVNRAGVFEEEDFQSLTYGFKMAADVTDARATGMMKEVEDDLNRIIKMTRSKVGEERDAQTEQEHEITNALFSRVKFFRLFLTALLSFSKEKCEGIPQAQKLICQLLELLPIIRDTICMGIQPDNKEVDYPTIMGFEPLVNQRLLPPTFPRYTVIRSREEALGHIEGLLYRLQIVTTVPELTTFHIIMEAFQEFSKSSPCVLSRSILQLTLLPVNKRVFGVHTMVDFLKDTIRNFIAPPVLSQKSALYNNSQAKQYVDAWFVQVVRPFTALVQITGHNRARQRDKWAHILEDLSALQEEADKVDACLHQMLTKMEPNRQHIACLGNWVLYHTLQAMISYLLAGFELELYATYEYHYVYWYLYEMLYSWLINTLHRADNFLLENETMADSQQKGRSNKKNKKKKRIKTLNKEITLAQAGQQMFGGYYKAVMGFRLDGKMQMPEFQFDCEEVRYSHRFQPFTNVSTPPYIPYVQYKEMSDLNRYEPDATAVSLYGAACKCFHQAKSLLESFHNPSEEVQAMIKVAKVNFVVMKILMGGHKKDSQEPPVFDFTSHPVYPTIKMV, encoded by the exons ATGGAGGGGACCATGCAAACACAACCACCTAG TGATCCCGGTGGACAAGGCAGCGATGGTAGAGTTGACAGTAAATCTCGCTACGACTGGAAGGACATTACTGAGGAGTTCATGTCATCGGCGTCAGCGCTACAGATGGGAGAACTCCTTCATGACACAAA CTTTGGCTTGTTTGAAGCCATGTCTGCCATTGAAATGATGGATCCTAAGATGGATGCTGGGATGATGTGTAACCAGATTCAGAGGAAAGTTCTCACATTTGATTCTGCATTAGag AGTGGTGCTATTAAGATAAAAGATCTGAGTATTCCTGAGCTGATAGGGATCATGGACACATCCTTAGCTTGTTTG GTAACTTGGTTGGAGGGCCATTCCTTAGCTCAGACTGTGTTCACCAACCTCTTTCTACACAACCCCTACATGATAGATGACAAATGTCTGAAAGCATTCAGCATTCTGATGCTGAAACTCGTGGACCATATCAGAGACAGGGTCAACAGGGCAGGGGTCTTTGAAGAG GAAGATTTCCAAAGTCTGACCTATGGTTTCAAAATGGCTGCTGATGTGACTGATGCTAGAGCCACAGGGATGATGAAGGAGGTGGAAGATGACCTTAACAGAATCATCAAG ATGACAAGAAGTAAAGTAGGAGAGGAGAGGGATGCCCAGACAGAGCAAGAG CATGAGATAACCAATGCCTTGTTTTCCCGAGTCAAGTTCTTCAGACTCTTTCTGACGGCTCTTCTGTCTTTCAGTAAAGAAAAG TGTGAAGGTATACCTCAGGCCCAAAAGCTGATTTGCCAGCTTCTAGAGCTACTGCCCATTATTAGGGATACCATCTGTATGGGCATTCAGCCTGATAACAAGGAAGTGG ATTATCCAACGATCATGGGATTTGAACCACTTGTTAATCAAAGATTGTTACCTCCAACATTTCCTCGATACACCGTGATTCGTAGTCGAGAGGAAGCCTTGGGTCACATCGAAGGTCTGCTATATCGGCTGCAGATTGTGACCACAGTTCCAGAACTCACAACTTTCCACATTATAATG GAAGCTTTCCAAGAATTTAGTAAATCCTCCCCCTGTGTTTTATCCAGGTCCATATTACAG TTGACACTGCTTCCTGTCAATAAGCGAGTGTTTGGAGTACACACCATGGTAGATTTCCTCAAAGACACAATCAGAAACTTCATAGCACCTCCAGTACTAAGCCAGAA GTCGGCCCTTTACAATAACTCCCAGGCCAAGCAGTATGTGGATGCCTGGTTTGTTCAGGTGGTGCGCCCATTTACTGCCCTGGTCCAGATAACTGGGCATAACCGGGCACGACAGAGGGACAAGTGGGCACACATTCTAGAAGACCTGTCTGCTTTACAGGAAGAG GCCGACAAGGTAGATGCTTGCCTGCATCAGATGCTGACAAAGATGGAGCCCAACCGCCAGCACATTGCCTGTTTGGGAAACTGGGTCCTGTACCACACTCTTCAGGCCATGATCAGCTACCTGCTGGCGGGGTTTGAATTGGAGCTGTATGCCACTTATGAGTACCACTATGTCTATTG GTACTTGTATGAAATGCTATACTCCTGGCTGATTAATACACTGCACAGAGCCGACAACTTCTTGTTAGAAAATGAAACCATGGCAG ATAGCCAACAGAAAGGAAGAAGTAACAAAAAGAACAAGAAGAAGAAAAGAATCAAAACCTTGAACAAAGAGATCACCCTGGCTCAGGCCGGGCAGCAGATGTTTGGGGGCTACTACAAG GCAGTAATGGGGTTCCGGTTGGACGGTAAGATGCAGATGCCTGAGTTTCAGTTTGATTGTGAGGAGGTTCGATACTCGCACAGGTTCCAGCCATTCACCAATGTGTCAACCCCTCCCTATATACCCTATGTTCAATACAAG gagatGTCTGATTTGAATCGCTATGAACCAGATGCAACTGCTGTAAGCCTGTATGGAGCTGCCTGCAAATGTTTTCACCAGGCTAAATCTTTACTGGAAAGCTTCCATAACCCCTCAGAAGAG GTTCAAGCTATGATCAAGGTGGCCAAAGTGAATTTTGTggtaatgaaaattttaatgggAGGACACAAAAAAGATTCACAA GAACCGCCAGTCTTTGATTTCACATCACACCCTGTGTATCCAACCATTAAAATGGTGTAG